A genomic segment from Leptolyngbya boryana PCC 6306 encodes:
- a CDS encoding acetamidase/formamidase family protein gives MPKRRDFLLGSAATATAVSMFPHVNAQSSKRPEINALQQGYVGQYQGGVYLLPANSETVQWGWFNNAEPPRARIKSGDTVVMETMMASLNQILPGSSIEAITKLRVDFPGRGPHSVTGPIFVEGAMPGDVLKIKINRIVPRSYGANWNLPGNLKLGQFPDKFTQAQVKHFYLDLGRGMTEFLPGIELPVRPFPGIIGVARAESGQYSTVPPGAYGGNLDCRELVQGTTIYLPVFVDGALLWSGDSHAAQGNGEINLTAIETAFSELNITVEVMKKMPLSFPRIETPTHWITMGYDRDLNKAIDKLEEETVKFVSEWKRLSSKEARQYMQDYGMCHVAEVVNQVKGTYCMLPKQPTPKVAPAAVKDTRDSYVTTATNADAMAAMNSSAMQMIERIAELKKLSLIDSYALASLAMDTRIGRLEPGARTIHNLLPRSLWVKKAKS, from the coding sequence ATGCCAAAGCGTCGCGATTTTTTGTTAGGTAGTGCTGCAACTGCAACTGCTGTATCGATGTTTCCTCACGTGAATGCTCAATCTTCTAAACGCCCTGAAATCAACGCTCTACAACAGGGCTATGTGGGTCAGTATCAAGGCGGTGTTTATCTGCTTCCAGCAAATTCTGAAACGGTGCAATGGGGTTGGTTTAACAATGCAGAACCGCCTCGTGCCCGCATCAAATCCGGGGATACGGTGGTGATGGAGACGATGATGGCATCGTTGAATCAGATTTTGCCAGGAAGCTCGATCGAAGCGATTACCAAACTTCGGGTCGATTTTCCGGGTCGAGGCCCTCACTCGGTTACGGGGCCGATTTTCGTTGAAGGTGCAATGCCGGGCGATGTTTTGAAGATTAAAATCAACCGCATTGTTCCTCGCAGCTACGGGGCAAATTGGAACTTACCGGGCAATTTAAAACTCGGTCAATTTCCAGATAAGTTTACTCAAGCTCAAGTCAAACATTTCTATCTCGATTTGGGTCGTGGAATGACTGAATTCCTTCCAGGTATTGAACTTCCAGTCCGCCCATTTCCTGGAATTATTGGCGTGGCACGGGCTGAGAGTGGTCAATATAGTACGGTTCCACCAGGTGCTTATGGAGGAAATTTGGACTGTCGAGAGCTTGTGCAAGGCACGACGATTTATCTGCCTGTATTTGTCGATGGCGCATTGTTATGGTCGGGCGATTCTCACGCAGCGCAAGGCAATGGAGAGATTAATTTAACGGCGATCGAGACGGCTTTTAGTGAATTGAATATCACGGTTGAAGTGATGAAAAAAATGCCGTTGAGTTTTCCTCGCATTGAGACACCGACGCATTGGATCACGATGGGCTACGATCGCGATTTAAACAAAGCGATCGACAAACTCGAAGAAGAGACCGTGAAATTTGTCTCTGAGTGGAAGCGCTTGAGCAGCAAGGAAGCCCGGCAGTACATGCAGGATTATGGCATGTGTCATGTGGCTGAAGTCGTGAATCAGGTGAAAGGAACTTACTGTATGTTGCCCAAGCAGCCCACTCCGAAAGTTGCGCCTGCTGCGGTGAAAGATACTCGCGATAGCTATGTGACGACAGCGACGAATGCGGATGCAATGGCGGCGATGAATAGTTCAGCAATGCAAATGATTGAACGGATCGCAGAGCTGAAAAAGCTGTCTTTAATTGATAGCTATGCCTTGGCAAGCCTAGCAATGGACACGCGAATCGGACGACTTGAACCGGGTGCAAGAACGATTCATAATTTGCTTCCGCGATCGCTTTGGGTGAAGAAAGCTAAGAGTTGA
- the msrB gene encoding peptide-methionine (R)-S-oxide reductase MsrB, which translates to MNTQNNSFEINKTEEEWKASLTPEQFRVLRKHGTERAGTSPLDKEYGKGTFKCAGCGTPLFSSETKFNSGTGWPSFYAPLENAIEVSIDRSLFMTRVEVHCAKCGGHLGHVFEDGPRPTGQRYCMNGVALEFVPEGES; encoded by the coding sequence GTGAACACTCAAAACAACTCATTTGAGATCAACAAAACGGAAGAAGAATGGAAAGCTTCTCTGACTCCAGAGCAGTTTCGGGTGTTGAGAAAGCATGGCACAGAACGAGCAGGAACCAGTCCTTTAGATAAGGAATACGGCAAAGGAACTTTTAAGTGCGCGGGCTGTGGAACGCCGCTATTTTCGTCTGAAACTAAGTTTAATAGTGGAACGGGCTGGCCTAGCTTTTATGCGCCGCTCGAAAACGCGATCGAGGTGAGTATTGATCGATCGCTATTTATGACCCGTGTTGAGGTACATTGTGCAAAATGTGGCGGACATTTAGGACATGTATTTGAAGATGGGCCGCGCCCGACTGGACAGCGCTACTGCATGAACGGTGTCGCGTTAGAATTTGTGCCAGAAGGCGAATCTTAA
- a CDS encoding beta strand repeat-containing protein yields MLRLLIFLGLFGSWLTFVNQAEAQQIIPDNTLSSKVDRSGNAFTITNGSAAGSNLFHSFREFSIPTGGSAPFDLMNTPNISTIFSRVTGGSVSNIDGVIRTINNSNAVNLFLINPAGILFGSNASLNISGSFTATTADSIFFADGMKFHVTNPTEPPLLTISVPVGLQLGANAGLIQVQGQPQNPASGLQVQTGRTLALAGSQIDLTGATLKAPDGQVELWAAQNAQIAMNKQPWQLNSSTAEANWGNISLRQSSRIDAGGVNGGAIHVRGRGLTLQDGSNMSSTTSAGQGKGITIQTTEFVDLLGMSSPGQLLLSGINTSVGNQFSFLAPPGPPMTGRAGDIKIDTLRLRLANGAWLQSSTSGNNSRTGDISIHATDVDLVGYETAFSLSIVNSIGTLITARNNNQSGRVSVDAQRVRVLDGSRISSSLLGGNGTAGEVSIRAAESLEIRGINPNGGITSAVLASIEAGARGQSGQITIETGSLILANGGSITSELAGASNTFFGPRPGAQGTAGSITIRAKDVQVSDVKIDGFSRSLTGITASLGNGAVGSGGTINLTADNLRVLNGGQITSAAEGQGAAGSIILQAKNIDVQGVSQPLSDGRILLSTISSAAAGSSAAGSVNLQADIIRVDGAELSVSNRGTGDAGNLNLSAGSILLKNGANLQAEVNGGNQGNIQLQARELLLLRQNSKIITSATGLSTGGNIAINAPNILGLGNSDIVANAEQGRGGNIQITTQNILGLQYRDRLTPENDITASSKFGINGTVQVNNAGVDPNSGLIQLSTDILDPTQQITATCAANQGSSFVVTGRGGVPINPMQDTRHDRTWNDVRDLSHFPRLAINAKHNAEAMLQPIALMEATTWYRNLKTGKVEIVATQPAKTFSSATCAATPQKY; encoded by the coding sequence ATGCTGAGATTGCTGATTTTCCTTGGACTCTTCGGCAGTTGGTTAACGTTCGTAAATCAGGCCGAAGCCCAGCAAATTATACCGGATAACACACTGAGTAGCAAGGTGGATCGATCAGGCAACGCTTTTACCATAACCAACGGCAGCGCAGCAGGCAGCAATCTCTTCCACAGCTTCCGCGAGTTTTCAATTCCCACAGGTGGCTCTGCACCTTTCGACCTAATGAATACGCCTAACATTTCTACCATCTTCAGTCGCGTGACCGGGGGAAGTGTCTCAAATATTGATGGCGTGATTCGCACCATCAACAACAGCAATGCTGTGAATTTATTTCTGATTAATCCTGCCGGAATTCTCTTTGGTTCTAACGCTTCCCTGAATATCAGTGGCTCTTTTACTGCGACGACAGCGGATAGCATCTTCTTTGCAGATGGGATGAAGTTCCACGTGACTAATCCAACAGAGCCGCCTTTACTTACGATCAGCGTGCCAGTTGGATTGCAATTAGGAGCTAATGCCGGATTGATTCAAGTGCAAGGACAACCTCAGAATCCAGCGTCAGGCTTACAGGTTCAGACTGGACGAACTCTTGCCCTAGCAGGGAGTCAAATCGACCTGACGGGTGCGACATTAAAAGCTCCAGATGGACAAGTTGAACTGTGGGCAGCACAAAATGCTCAAATTGCTATGAACAAGCAACCCTGGCAACTGAACAGTTCTACAGCAGAGGCGAACTGGGGCAATATTTCGTTGCGGCAAAGTTCACGCATTGATGCAGGAGGAGTAAATGGTGGAGCAATCCATGTTCGAGGTCGGGGATTGACCTTACAGGATGGGTCGAATATGAGTTCCACAACCTCGGCTGGACAAGGTAAGGGCATCACGATTCAGACGACAGAATTTGTTGACCTTCTAGGGATGTCTTCTCCTGGACAACTTCTTTTATCAGGCATCAACACCTCGGTGGGCAATCAATTTAGCTTTTTGGCACCACCAGGACCACCCATGACTGGTCGAGCAGGCGATATCAAGATCGACACCCTACGCTTACGCTTAGCCAATGGTGCTTGGCTTCAGTCCTCGACTTCTGGTAATAACTCTAGAACGGGAGATATTTCAATTCATGCTACTGATGTCGATTTAGTGGGATATGAAACAGCTTTTTCGTTAAGTATCGTTAATTCAATTGGCACATTGATTACGGCTAGAAACAATAATCAGAGTGGACGAGTTTCAGTGGATGCCCAACGAGTTCGCGTGCTTGATGGGAGTCGCATCAGTAGCAGTTTGTTGGGCGGGAATGGCACTGCAGGAGAAGTCTCAATTCGGGCTGCGGAGAGCCTTGAAATTCGAGGGATAAACCCGAATGGCGGAATTACTAGTGCTGTACTCGCTTCGATCGAAGCAGGAGCAAGAGGACAAAGTGGGCAGATTACGATCGAGACAGGAAGTTTGATCCTAGCCAATGGTGGATCGATTACTAGTGAATTGGCAGGAGCGAGTAACACATTCTTTGGACCAAGACCGGGGGCACAAGGCACAGCAGGCAGTATTACGATTCGAGCCAAGGATGTGCAGGTTAGCGATGTCAAGATTGATGGCTTTAGTAGAAGTTTGACTGGTATTACAGCGTCGCTAGGCAATGGTGCGGTGGGATCAGGTGGAACTATCAACCTCACTGCAGACAACTTGCGAGTCCTCAATGGCGGACAAATCACTAGTGCAGCAGAAGGGCAAGGAGCTGCGGGCAGCATTATCCTCCAAGCGAAAAACATTGATGTTCAAGGGGTCTCTCAACCTTTATCTGATGGGCGTATCTTACTGAGTACAATTTCTTCTGCAGCGGCTGGTTCCTCTGCTGCTGGTTCAGTCAATCTCCAAGCAGACATAATCCGAGTAGACGGTGCAGAACTATCGGTCAGCAATCGCGGCACAGGAGATGCAGGTAACCTGAATCTCAGTGCAGGTAGTATTCTGCTCAAAAATGGGGCAAATCTTCAGGCAGAAGTGAACGGGGGAAATCAAGGGAATATTCAACTTCAGGCAAGAGAATTACTCTTGCTCAGACAGAATAGTAAGATCATTACGAGTGCGACAGGGCTTTCTACAGGCGGCAATATTGCCATCAATGCCCCAAATATTTTGGGTCTGGGCAATAGTGACATCGTGGCAAACGCTGAGCAAGGACGTGGCGGAAATATTCAAATCACAACTCAGAACATTCTTGGACTGCAATATCGCGATCGCTTAACGCCGGAGAACGACATTACTGCAAGCTCGAAATTTGGCATCAATGGCACGGTTCAAGTCAACAATGCGGGGGTTGATCCGAATTCTGGGCTGATTCAACTGTCTACGGATATCCTCGATCCAACTCAGCAAATCACAGCAACCTGTGCTGCTAATCAAGGCAGCAGCTTCGTCGTCACCGGACGGGGTGGAGTTCCAATCAATCCGATGCAAGATACAAGGCACGATCGCACTTGGAATGATGTCCGCGATTTGTCTCATTTTCCAAGACTGGCAATCAACGCGAAGCACAACGCTGAGGCAATGCTTCAACCAATCGCATTGATGGAAGCCACAACTTGGTATCGCAATCTCAAAACTGGAAAGGTCGAAATAGTCGCAACCCAACCTGCAAAGACTTTTTCAAGTGCTACCTGTGCTGCGACTCCCCAGAAATATTAA
- a CDS encoding response regulator yields the protein MLNRLRIGTKIGATFGIGLAIFAAIGVVSYSGTRQLIDTSESVTKTYRVLTALDEVFSLVKDAESAVRGYLLRPEQESLEPYNLARSTIENRIESLRQLSSDNPAHQQSLDRLEPLIERRLAIMEKRIEIRRSQGLETALRPDVVPSAIPVMQQIQTVITDMKKREQVLLDRRSTAANLAGQNTLNSIAYGIPLGFALLGVLGFLLNRNISKPLTHVSRTAEKIADGDLSIQLHPLPRADEVGVLIRTFNQMVENLKASLEKSDRQTWLQSNLAEFGHLIQGERDLETVSRMMLSYIAPLVEAQQGAFYVMDSEHHVLRLLSSYAYHDRKHLSNQFHLGEGLVGQCALEKQRILLTQVPSDYIQIRSGLGESTPTNLIVLPILFEQQVVSVLELASIHEFSELHLTLLDRLTQTIGVVLRAIEADAQTQRLLIESQALAEELRVRQQELQHSNEILQEQATALEESELKLQEQREELKVSNEELQQLNEELEEKAELLAVQKRQVEQKNGEIDQALLALQEKAEQLEISSKYKSEFLANMSHELRTPLNSLLILAKILSDNAEQNLTDRQVEYSRTIYAAGNDLLTLINDILDLAKIESGTVALEVEPVNLAEIQATLDRSFRQIATSKGLDFAIELQNPEVIHTDSKRLQQILKNLLANAFKFTEQGSVKVQIGLTPNSQVFFAVRDTGIGIPPEKQQLIFEAFQQVDGTTSRKYGGTGLGLSISRELAHRLGGSIQLTSQLGQGSTFTLTLPCSFNQDPQPIPAPTPKPVPLTTPVPYAEIEDDRAVIHPNDRILLIIEDDANFAKILIDMARQQGFKVLCALRSQPGLVLAQQFKPHAILLDLHLPDLDGWTVLDRLKHEPELRHIPVHILSSDDQRQRGLQLGAIAYLQKPVSSEELDTLFNEIQVFIERRVKNLLVIEDDQVQAQSIMDLIGNGDVKSIAASTAQEALATLQAQQIDCIVMDLGLPDMSGFDLIEQIKHDEALSKIPIIIYTGKELSRQQETQLKRLAETIIIKDVRSPERLLDETALFLHRVQANLPKPKRQILEELYQADPVLGGKKILIVDDDVRNIFALTSLLEQHQMEVLYAENGREGVETLQANPEIDIVLMDIMMPEMDGYETTRVIREQSEFRSLPIIALTAKAMQGDREKCIEAGASDYITKPVDTEQLLSLLRVWLYR from the coding sequence ATGTTGAACCGTTTGAGAATTGGGACAAAGATCGGCGCGACATTTGGGATTGGGCTAGCAATTTTTGCAGCGATCGGAGTTGTCTCATATAGTGGAACCCGACAACTGATTGACACTTCAGAATCAGTGACGAAGACCTACCGAGTTTTGACCGCCTTAGATGAAGTTTTTTCCTTGGTCAAAGATGCAGAAAGCGCAGTCCGAGGATATTTGCTCAGACCTGAACAGGAATCCCTAGAACCCTACAATCTGGCTCGTTCAACGATCGAGAATCGCATCGAATCGCTTCGCCAACTGTCCTCAGATAATCCCGCTCATCAGCAGAGCCTCGATCGATTGGAGCCGCTGATTGAGCGTCGCTTAGCGATCATGGAAAAGCGAATTGAAATCCGAAGAAGCCAAGGGCTGGAGACAGCCTTACGACCTGACGTAGTTCCAAGTGCGATTCCTGTAATGCAACAGATTCAGACTGTGATTACAGACATGAAAAAGCGGGAGCAAGTTTTGCTCGATCGCCGATCGACAGCCGCAAATCTTGCTGGACAAAATACATTGAATAGCATTGCATATGGAATTCCGCTTGGATTTGCACTGCTAGGTGTTCTGGGCTTTTTACTCAACCGGAATATCTCCAAACCGCTGACGCACGTTTCCCGCACAGCAGAGAAAATTGCAGATGGAGATTTATCGATTCAATTGCACCCATTACCGCGAGCGGATGAAGTTGGGGTTTTGATCCGCACGTTTAATCAGATGGTAGAAAATCTGAAAGCGAGCTTGGAAAAGAGCGATCGCCAAACCTGGCTACAGTCGAACCTGGCAGAATTTGGGCATTTGATTCAAGGCGAGCGAGACTTAGAAACCGTTTCGCGAATGATGCTCTCTTACATTGCTCCCTTAGTTGAGGCTCAGCAGGGCGCATTTTATGTCATGGATTCAGAACACCATGTTCTGAGATTGCTCAGTAGCTATGCTTATCACGACCGCAAGCATCTTTCTAATCAGTTTCATTTGGGAGAAGGGCTAGTTGGGCAATGTGCGCTAGAAAAACAGCGAATCTTACTCACTCAAGTGCCGAGCGATTATATTCAGATTCGGTCGGGATTAGGAGAAAGCACTCCAACGAATCTGATTGTCTTGCCTATCTTATTTGAGCAGCAGGTCGTATCCGTGCTTGAACTTGCTTCCATTCACGAATTTAGTGAGCTACATCTCACCTTACTCGATCGATTGACCCAGACAATTGGTGTCGTGTTGAGAGCGATCGAAGCAGATGCACAAACGCAGCGCTTGCTGATTGAGTCGCAAGCATTAGCCGAAGAACTCAGAGTTCGACAGCAAGAGCTTCAACATAGTAATGAAATTCTGCAAGAGCAAGCAACGGCTTTAGAAGAGTCAGAACTGAAACTGCAAGAGCAACGAGAGGAACTCAAAGTCTCGAATGAAGAATTACAGCAGCTCAATGAAGAACTAGAAGAAAAAGCAGAATTACTGGCAGTCCAAAAGCGTCAAGTCGAGCAGAAAAACGGCGAAATCGATCAAGCCCTACTAGCACTGCAAGAAAAAGCAGAGCAGTTAGAAATTTCCTCGAAATACAAGTCTGAGTTTCTTGCCAATATGTCGCATGAGTTGAGAACTCCGCTCAATAGTTTGCTGATTTTGGCAAAGATTTTGAGTGACAATGCAGAACAGAATTTAACCGATCGACAAGTTGAATATAGCCGTACCATCTATGCTGCGGGGAATGACTTACTCACACTGATTAATGATATTTTGGATCTTGCTAAGATCGAATCGGGTACCGTTGCGCTCGAAGTTGAACCTGTAAACTTAGCTGAGATTCAGGCAACGCTCGATCGCTCATTTCGGCAAATTGCGACCAGTAAAGGCTTAGATTTTGCGATCGAGCTACAAAATCCAGAAGTGATCCACACCGATAGTAAACGCCTTCAGCAAATTCTCAAAAATCTGCTCGCAAATGCCTTTAAATTCACTGAACAAGGCAGCGTGAAAGTTCAAATCGGACTCACGCCAAATTCTCAGGTCTTCTTTGCGGTCAGGGATACCGGGATTGGAATTCCCCCTGAGAAGCAACAGCTTATTTTTGAAGCCTTTCAGCAAGTTGATGGCACAACTAGCCGAAAATATGGCGGGACAGGTTTAGGGCTTTCCATCAGTCGGGAATTAGCGCATCGCTTAGGCGGCTCGATTCAACTCACCAGCCAATTGGGTCAGGGCAGTACTTTTACCTTGACTCTGCCTTGCTCGTTCAATCAAGATCCTCAGCCAATTCCAGCACCGACTCCCAAGCCTGTCCCCCTTACTACACCCGTTCCGTATGCTGAAATAGAAGACGATCGTGCGGTCATTCATCCCAACGATCGCATTCTCTTAATCATCGAAGACGATGCAAACTTTGCCAAAATTCTAATTGACATGGCTAGGCAGCAGGGTTTCAAAGTGCTGTGTGCTTTGAGAAGTCAGCCAGGACTTGTACTCGCACAGCAATTCAAACCTCATGCCATTCTGCTCGATTTACATCTCCCTGATTTAGATGGCTGGACAGTCCTCGATCGCTTAAAACATGAGCCAGAACTACGCCATATTCCGGTTCACATTTTATCGAGTGATGATCAGCGACAGCGAGGCTTACAACTCGGCGCGATCGCTTACTTACAAAAGCCTGTGTCCTCTGAAGAGTTAGACACCCTGTTTAACGAGATTCAAGTGTTTATTGAGCGGCGCGTCAAGAATTTGCTCGTGATTGAAGATGATCAAGTTCAAGCTCAAAGCATCATGGATCTGATCGGGAATGGAGATGTCAAAAGTATTGCTGCATCTACTGCTCAGGAAGCTCTCGCCACATTACAGGCGCAGCAAATTGACTGTATTGTGATGGATTTAGGCTTACCGGATATGAGCGGGTTTGATTTGATCGAGCAGATCAAGCACGACGAAGCTTTGTCTAAAATTCCCATCATCATCTATACCGGAAAAGAACTGTCTCGCCAGCAAGAAACGCAACTCAAACGCCTAGCTGAGACGATTATTATCAAAGATGTGCGATCGCCAGAACGGCTATTGGATGAGACCGCATTGTTCTTACACCGAGTTCAAGCGAACTTACCTAAGCCGAAGCGTCAGATCCTCGAAGAGCTATATCAAGCCGATCCCGTCTTAGGGGGTAAGAAAATTTTGATTGTCGATGACGATGTGCGTAATATTTTCGCGCTCACCAGTCTGCTCGAACAGCATCAGATGGAAGTTCTGTATGCTGAAAACGGACGCGAAGGTGTTGAGACTCTGCAAGCGAATCCAGAAATTGATATTGTGCTCATGGACATCATGATGCCAGAAATGGACGGATACGAGACGACTCGCGTGATTCGAGAGCAATCAGAGTTTCGATCGCTGCCAATTATTGCGTTAACCGCAAAAGCAATGCAGGGCGATCGAGAAAAATGCATCGAAGCAGGAGCATCAGACTATATTACTAAGCCTGTTGATACTGAACAGTTGCTTTCTTTGTTGCGGGTTTGGTTGTATCGGTAG
- a CDS encoding ABC transporter ATP-binding protein, translating into MQTRRFQRFIGSISQFLSIFRYCGRAIALVWTTNRRLTIGLALFTLVGGLVPAVVAYVGKLIVDAVVLASQTRLESDRMAAIGYLGFEAVMVAIQSGSKQGLVLSQSLLRVLLGQKVNELILGKALTLNLAHFEDSEFYDKMTRARREASTRPLSLVGRTFGLVQDSLTLITYGGLLIQFSAWAVVMLMIAAVPAFVAETRFAGEAFRLFRWRTPETREQNYLEWLIGNESPAMEIRLYQLGGMLLDRYRAIFHRLYAEDRDLTIRRGLWSYGLGLVSSAAFYGAYVWIVWETIAGQISLGELTMYLVVFRQGQSAFASILSSIGGMYEDSLYLSNLYEFLGQEIPRSLGSATRGSLPGDGLRFEHVTFYYPEADKPALKDVSFHLQPGEKLAIVGENGSGKTTLIKLLTRLYTPTEGRILLDGLDLQAWDLEALQRRIGVIFQNFMKYQFSVGENIGVGDVLNLDDRDRWQVASDKGNAISFIKDLPESFDTRLGRWFKTGRELSGGQWQRIALSRAFMRSSADLLVLDEPTSAMDAESEVQIFDRFREMTPDQMAILISHRFSTVRMADRILVMSAGTVLEQGSHEQLIELGGRYAHLFAIQAAGYQ; encoded by the coding sequence ATGCAAACTCGACGATTTCAACGCTTCATTGGAAGCATCTCCCAATTTTTATCTATTTTCCGCTATTGTGGGCGAGCGATCGCACTCGTTTGGACAACGAATCGCCGTTTAACGATCGGACTCGCCTTGTTTACTCTAGTCGGTGGGCTTGTGCCTGCGGTGGTGGCATATGTAGGCAAATTGATTGTTGATGCCGTTGTTTTAGCCTCTCAGACTAGACTGGAAAGCGATCGTATGGCTGCGATCGGCTATCTCGGATTTGAAGCCGTCATGGTCGCGATTCAATCGGGTAGTAAACAAGGCTTAGTGCTTTCTCAGTCGTTGCTCAGAGTCTTACTTGGGCAGAAAGTCAATGAACTAATTCTCGGCAAGGCACTCACACTGAATCTGGCACATTTTGAAGATTCTGAATTTTATGACAAGATGACGCGCGCTCGGCGGGAAGCTTCGACTCGCCCCTTGAGCTTAGTCGGTCGAACATTTGGATTAGTCCAGGATTCGCTGACCTTGATTACCTATGGCGGGCTGTTGATTCAATTCTCGGCTTGGGCAGTTGTGATGTTGATGATTGCAGCTGTTCCAGCTTTTGTGGCAGAAACCCGCTTTGCCGGAGAAGCATTCCGATTGTTCCGCTGGAGAACCCCGGAGACGCGAGAACAGAACTATCTAGAATGGTTGATCGGCAATGAGTCCCCGGCAATGGAGATTCGGCTGTATCAGTTAGGAGGCATGTTGCTCGATCGCTATCGGGCGATCTTTCATCGGCTGTATGCTGAGGATCGCGATTTAACGATTCGGCGCGGACTTTGGAGCTATGGACTGGGTTTAGTCAGTTCGGCTGCATTTTATGGGGCGTATGTCTGGATTGTTTGGGAAACGATCGCAGGTCAGATCTCGTTGGGTGAGCTAACCATGTATCTCGTGGTCTTCCGACAAGGACAGAGTGCGTTTGCTTCGATTCTCAGTTCAATTGGTGGAATGTATGAGGATTCGCTGTATTTGTCGAATCTGTATGAGTTTCTCGGTCAGGAAATTCCGCGATCGCTCGGCAGTGCCACTCGCGGAAGTTTGCCGGGTGATGGCTTACGATTTGAGCATGTGACGTTCTACTATCCCGAAGCTGATAAGCCTGCACTAAAAGACGTTTCATTCCATTTACAGCCCGGAGAAAAGTTAGCAATTGTCGGTGAAAATGGCTCTGGAAAAACCACGCTGATCAAATTACTGACGCGATTGTATACGCCAACTGAAGGTCGGATTTTACTTGATGGGTTAGATTTACAAGCCTGGGATCTCGAAGCCCTGCAACGTCGAATTGGGGTGATCTTCCAGAATTTCATGAAATATCAATTCAGCGTTGGCGAAAATATTGGCGTGGGCGATGTGCTGAATTTAGACGATCGCGATCGCTGGCAAGTCGCTTCTGATAAAGGCAATGCGATTTCATTTATTAAAGATCTGCCCGAATCCTTTGATACTCGATTGGGTCGATGGTTTAAAACAGGACGAGAGCTATCGGGTGGACAATGGCAGCGGATTGCATTGTCACGGGCATTTATGCGATCGAGTGCTGATTTGCTCGTTCTCGATGAGCCAACTTCCGCAATGGATGCCGAATCAGAGGTGCAAATCTTCGATCGCTTTCGAGAAATGACTCCCGATCAAATGGCAATCTTGATCTCGCACCGATTTTCAACGGTTCGCATGGCGGATCGAATTCTCGTCATGTCTGCTGGAACAGTGCTGGAACAAGGAAGCCATGAACAGTTGATTGAATTAGGCGGACGATATGCCCATCTGTTTGCAATTCAGGCAGCGGGGTATCAATAG
- a CDS encoding ABC transporter permease, translated as MKKSRLVIEAGQTEKQYWRDLWQYRELFYFLSWRDILVRYKQTAIGIAWALIRPFLTMIVFTVLFSNLANLPTQEDTPYPILVLAALLPWQFFAASLGQTSQSLVSNANLISKIYFPRLLVPASAIAVNFVDLLVSGMLLLGVMIWYQYIPTWRILTLPFFVSIAALAAFGVGLWFAAIYVRFRDVAQVIPFLIQLGQYVSPVGYSVEIIPAQWRLLYSLNPMVGVIDGFRWAILKGEPSFYLPGFVLALGVVVLLVWTGIRYFRSVERTFADII; from the coding sequence ATGAAAAAATCGAGACTGGTCATTGAAGCAGGGCAAACTGAAAAGCAATATTGGCGGGACTTGTGGCAGTATCGTGAACTGTTCTATTTCTTATCCTGGCGAGATATCCTAGTTCGTTATAAGCAAACTGCGATCGGGATTGCTTGGGCACTGATTCGCCCGTTTCTGACGATGATTGTGTTCACGGTTCTGTTTAGCAATCTGGCGAACTTGCCGACACAAGAAGATACGCCTTATCCGATTTTGGTTTTAGCTGCCTTACTGCCTTGGCAATTTTTTGCAGCGTCCTTGGGACAGACGAGCCAGAGTTTGGTCAGTAATGCGAATTTGATCTCGAAGATTTACTTTCCGCGATTGCTGGTTCCAGCGAGTGCGATCGCAGTGAATTTCGTTGATCTCTTAGTGTCTGGAATGTTGCTATTGGGAGTGATGATTTGGTATCAATACATTCCAACTTGGCGAATTTTAACCCTGCCATTTTTTGTCTCGATCGCAGCATTGGCGGCGTTTGGAGTTGGCTTGTGGTTTGCTGCAATTTATGTCCGGTTTCGCGATGTGGCGCAGGTAATTCCGTTTCTGATTCAGCTTGGGCAGTATGTTTCTCCGGTTGGTTATAGTGTTGAAATTATTCCGGCACAATGGCGATTGTTGTATTCACTCAATCCGATGGTTGGTGTGATTGATGGCTTTCGCTGGGCAATTCTTAAGGGTGAACCGTCGTTTTATCTGCCGGGGTTTGTTTTAGCCTTGGGGGTAGTGGTACTGTTGGTGTGGACGGGAATTCGCTATTTCCGAAGTGTTGAGCGAACCTTTGCGGACATTATCTAG